In a single window of the Gemmatimonadota bacterium genome:
- a CDS encoding 3-hydroxyacyl-CoA dehydrogenase family protein → MTIRSVAVVGSGLMGSGIAQAAATGGYTVLVHDADAAQWPRARVSIEKSFAKFVEKGQLTGEARDAALARLTFASSLDGLAECDLVIEAIVESLDAKQQLWRALETVCRTDALFATNTSSLSVVDQSVGLAHPERLLGLHFFNPVPMMPLVEVVRSIRTAPAAVEAALGFVHAIGKTPVTARDESGFIVNLLLVPYLIDAVHALEQGRGSIAEIDTAMKLGAGHPMGPLTLLDFVGLDTVVRIGEIMFDQYRETRYAPPPLLRRMVTAGYLGRKSGKGFYDWSGATPVPMELGL, encoded by the coding sequence GTGACCATTCGCAGCGTCGCCGTGGTCGGCAGCGGTCTGATGGGGAGCGGCATCGCCCAGGCGGCAGCAACGGGTGGCTACACCGTGCTGGTGCACGACGCCGACGCCGCTCAGTGGCCGCGGGCCCGGGTGAGCATCGAGAAGTCGTTCGCGAAGTTCGTCGAGAAGGGGCAGCTCACCGGCGAGGCCCGCGACGCTGCGCTCGCCCGACTCACGTTCGCCTCGTCACTCGACGGGCTGGCCGAATGCGATCTCGTCATCGAGGCAATCGTCGAGTCGCTCGATGCCAAGCAGCAACTGTGGCGGGCACTCGAAACCGTCTGTCGTACCGACGCGCTTTTCGCGACCAATACCTCGTCGCTAAGTGTCGTCGATCAATCGGTCGGACTCGCACACCCCGAACGTCTCCTCGGACTGCACTTCTTCAATCCGGTGCCGATGATGCCACTCGTCGAGGTGGTGCGGTCGATTCGCACCGCCCCGGCGGCGGTCGAAGCGGCGCTCGGCTTCGTGCACGCCATCGGCAAGACTCCGGTCACGGCACGAGATGAGTCCGGCTTCATCGTCAATCTCCTGCTGGTGCCGTACCTCATCGATGCAGTGCACGCCCTCGAGCAGGGCAGGGGCAGTATCGCCGAGATCGATACCGCCATGAAGCTCGGCGCCGGCCATCCGATGGGACCGCTGACGTTGCTGGATTTCGTCGGGCTCGACACCGTCGTGCGGATCGGCGAGATCATGTTCGATCAGTACCGCGAAACCCGATACGCTCCGCCACCACTGCTCCGCCGGATGGTGACGGCAGGCTACCTCGGCCGGAAGAGCGGGAAGGGCTTCTACGACTGGAGCGGCGCCACGCCGGTACCGATGGAGCTTGGACTGTGA
- a CDS encoding squalene/phytoene synthase family protein, with the protein MTGVRDDGRAFCARVLPDVSRTFALVIRLLPPALSHAVTVSYLVCRIADSIEDQPGLLRDRRRQHFTALRRAVIDPSLRVDDLEISLFDENVRELMAGTATVLAELHRLPDAQQAAIRPWVLEMIDGMAASLPPDERRDLPLFATMAELRRYCFYVAGTVGHILTGLFVDYQPPRTAAVARKLDELAPTFGLVLQLTNIIRDVSADKQLDRDHVPVEVWDTVGLKRDEMFLPGRERESWDVLAPLLAEAQASVEPAVEYITLLPRSGVRVRLFCLTPLLHACRTLALLEAQRAALAPRSTVRMTRREVYLLTALAALAAPSNTAIRAVVRYARRAARPVLGTAADE; encoded by the coding sequence ATGACCGGAGTGCGTGACGACGGCCGCGCGTTCTGCGCCCGAGTGCTGCCCGATGTCTCAAGGACCTTCGCGCTGGTCATCCGGCTGCTGCCGCCGGCGCTCTCGCACGCTGTCACCGTGAGCTACCTGGTCTGCCGGATCGCCGACTCGATTGAAGATCAGCCCGGCCTCCTGCGCGATCGACGACGGCAGCACTTCACCGCATTGCGACGCGCGGTCATCGACCCGTCACTCAGAGTCGACGATCTCGAGATCTCTCTCTTCGATGAGAACGTCCGTGAACTGATGGCCGGCACCGCGACGGTGCTCGCCGAGCTGCACCGGCTGCCCGACGCGCAGCAGGCGGCGATCCGGCCGTGGGTTCTCGAAATGATCGACGGGATGGCGGCCTCACTGCCGCCCGATGAACGGCGCGATCTTCCCCTTTTCGCCACGATGGCCGAGTTGCGTCGCTACTGCTTCTATGTCGCGGGCACGGTCGGGCACATACTCACCGGGCTCTTCGTCGACTACCAGCCGCCGCGGACGGCGGCCGTTGCGCGCAAACTCGACGAACTCGCGCCCACCTTCGGCCTCGTGCTGCAGCTCACCAACATCATCCGCGATGTCTCGGCCGACAAACAGCTCGACCGCGACCACGTGCCGGTCGAGGTATGGGACACGGTCGGGCTCAAGCGCGATGAAATGTTCCTTCCCGGCCGGGAACGCGAATCGTGGGATGTGCTCGCGCCATTGCTCGCAGAGGCGCAGGCGAGTGTCGAACCGGCCGTGGAGTACATCACCCTGCTGCCACGGAGCGGCGTGCGCGTGCGGCTTTTCTGCCTGACGCCCTTGCTCCACGCTTGCCGGACGCTCGCACTCCTCGAGGCGCAGCGCGCCGCACTGGCCCCGCGCTCCACCGTGCGGATGACGCGCCGCGAGGTGTATCTGCTCACCGCGTTGGCCGCACTCGCGGCGCCGTCGAACACGGCGATTCGCGCGGTGGTGCGCTACGCCCGACGCGCGGCACGTCCGGTCCTCGGCACGGCGGCCGACGAATGA
- a CDS encoding FAD-binding oxidoreductase, with protein sequence MTFSPQAVDSLRRARYSEGAGIYRIIPAAVVRPTSLAELRAAIDDARAAGWSVTPRGAGSAMDGGNLGEGLILDLTAFESGRCVVNARNRTARLSPSIPLAHLQALAGRDGLRFPPDPSSGAWATLGGMVSTNAAGARTVRYGSVRPWIKELTLETAVGPLTLVRGMPADLGHPVMVKWYTAVAPLLGAHADAIRAAFPKVRKNSAGYALDQLLTSGDLIDVVIGSEGTLGVITDIVVRLDPIPTARASLRVALRNRHDLAAVLATIRSHDPSTLELLDTSFLRLIQHRVDTPEHPGLLSEAAGLLLVDLEGNSAPELAERLQQLVAAVTPLVLDVQTALDPASIEQLWAVRHGASPMLAGLTDGRRSLQVIEDGCVPTERLAEYLDAIDAATARQRIDAVLFGHAGDGHVHVNLLPNLNDPDWRERVRAIFDEVTAAVIRLGGTTSGEHGAGRLRAGTLEALYGSTVIAVFRALKAAFDPDGLWNPGVILGDAADPIRQLKVGPDAATLPDGVAAQLRAIETGATWANGRWAAPLPTP encoded by the coding sequence ATGACCTTCTCCCCGCAGGCCGTCGACTCGCTCCGCCGCGCACGGTACAGCGAAGGTGCCGGGATCTATCGCATCATCCCGGCGGCTGTGGTGCGGCCGACCTCGCTCGCCGAGTTGCGTGCGGCGATAGACGATGCCCGCGCGGCCGGCTGGTCGGTGACGCCGCGTGGGGCCGGCAGTGCGATGGACGGCGGCAACCTCGGCGAAGGCCTCATTCTCGATCTCACCGCCTTCGAATCGGGACGCTGCGTCGTCAATGCGCGAAACCGCACGGCCCGGCTCTCACCGTCGATTCCGCTCGCGCATCTGCAGGCACTCGCTGGGCGGGATGGTCTGCGCTTTCCACCCGATCCGTCGAGTGGCGCCTGGGCCACCCTGGGTGGGATGGTGTCCACCAACGCCGCTGGTGCCCGCACCGTTCGCTACGGCAGTGTCCGGCCCTGGATCAAGGAGCTCACGCTCGAGACCGCCGTCGGGCCACTGACCCTCGTACGCGGGATGCCTGCCGACCTCGGCCATCCGGTGATGGTGAAGTGGTATACCGCCGTGGCGCCGCTCCTCGGCGCCCACGCGGATGCCATTCGCGCGGCCTTCCCGAAGGTCAGGAAGAACAGCGCCGGCTACGCGCTCGACCAGCTGCTCACCTCGGGCGACCTGATCGATGTGGTGATCGGCTCCGAAGGGACCCTCGGCGTCATCACCGACATCGTGGTGCGGCTCGACCCGATACCCACTGCCCGGGCCTCGCTCCGTGTGGCGCTGCGTAACCGTCACGATCTCGCTGCGGTGCTCGCGACGATTCGCAGCCACGATCCCTCGACGCTTGAACTCCTCGATACCTCCTTCCTCAGGCTGATTCAGCACCGCGTCGACACGCCGGAGCACCCCGGTCTGCTCAGCGAAGCGGCCGGCCTGCTGCTGGTGGACCTCGAGGGGAACAGTGCGCCGGAGCTGGCCGAACGTCTGCAGCAGCTGGTCGCCGCGGTGACCCCGCTGGTGCTCGACGTCCAGACCGCCCTCGATCCGGCCAGCATCGAACAGCTCTGGGCCGTGCGTCATGGGGCGTCTCCGATGCTGGCGGGGCTGACCGATGGTCGTCGTTCGCTGCAGGTCATCGAGGACGGCTGCGTCCCCACCGAGCGCCTCGCCGAATACCTCGATGCCATCGACGCCGCGACTGCGCGCCAGCGGATCGACGCCGTGCTCTTCGGACACGCGGGCGACGGCCACGTGCACGTGAACCTGCTCCCCAACCTGAATGATCCCGACTGGCGGGAACGAGTCCGCGCCATCTTCGATGAGGTGACGGCCGCAGTGATCCGGCTCGGTGGCACGACCTCTGGCGAACACGGTGCCGGCCGGTTGCGTGCAGGAACCCTCGAGGCGCTCTACGGCAGCACCGTGATCGCCGTCTTCCGGGCGCTGAAGGCGGCGTTCGACCCCGATGGTCTCTGGAACCCAGGCGTGATTCTCGGCGACGCCGCCGATCCGATCCGGCAGCTCAAGGTGGGTCCCGATGCCGCGACTCTTCCCGACGGCGTGGCAGCACAACTCCGCGCCATCGAGACGGGCGCGACCTGGGCCAACGGACGCTGGGCGGCACCCCTTCCGACACCCTGA
- the thyX gene encoding FAD-dependent thymidylate synthase — protein MRLYREPVVTLIARPQFLEPTHLGVQWKEPGTDGEKLAEFAGRLCYMSQHNPAGRSTAEYLGNILKQGHGSVFEHAVYVLLIEGVSRSLTHELVRHRAGFGYSQLSQRYVDESDAAFVMPPAVQGDEALETAWLASMEAAQASYVAAVEKLMERYSWVADKIHRRKLAREAGRSVLPNGTETKIVVSGNIRAWRTMLELRLGEGAEREIRRLAVRVLQTLRAESPAFFHDFELYTAEDGEQAGRVVYHKV, from the coding sequence ATGCGCCTCTATCGCGAACCCGTCGTCACGCTGATCGCCCGCCCGCAATTCCTCGAGCCCACGCATCTCGGCGTGCAGTGGAAGGAGCCGGGCACCGACGGCGAGAAACTCGCCGAATTCGCGGGCCGACTCTGCTACATGAGTCAGCACAATCCGGCCGGGCGGAGCACCGCCGAATACCTCGGCAACATCCTCAAGCAGGGGCACGGGTCGGTCTTCGAGCACGCGGTCTATGTGCTGCTCATCGAAGGAGTCTCACGGTCGCTGACCCACGAACTGGTGCGGCACCGCGCGGGGTTCGGCTATTCCCAGCTCTCCCAGCGCTATGTCGACGAATCCGATGCCGCCTTCGTGATGCCGCCGGCCGTGCAAGGCGATGAGGCACTCGAGACGGCGTGGCTCGCGTCGATGGAAGCGGCCCAGGCCAGCTACGTCGCGGCGGTCGAGAAGCTGATGGAGCGCTACTCCTGGGTCGCCGACAAGATTCATCGCCGCAAGCTCGCCCGCGAAGCCGGTCGCTCGGTCCTCCCCAACGGCACCGAAACCAAGATCGTGGTAAGCGGAAACATCCGGGCCTGGCGCACGATGCTCGAGCTTCGCCTCGGCGAGGGCGCCGAACGCGAGATTCGCCGGCTCGCGGTCCGGGTCCTGCAGACCCTCCGGGCAGAGTCACCCGCCTTCTTCCACGATTTCGAGCTGTATACCGCCGAGGATGGGGAGCAGGCGGGGCGCGTGGTGTACCACAAGGTCTGA
- a CDS encoding (2Fe-2S)-binding protein yields MRATFERLLPLARANGWDLQSLQEATGCGDQCGMCRPYLREMLAHGTTMFHSIIEEPDEARA; encoded by the coding sequence ATGCGCGCCACCTTCGAGCGGCTGCTGCCATTGGCCCGGGCCAACGGCTGGGATCTGCAGAGTCTGCAGGAGGCCACGGGGTGTGGCGATCAGTGTGGCATGTGTCGCCCCTACCTCCGCGAAATGCTCGCGCACGGCACGACGATGTTCCACTCGATCATCGAAGAACCCGACGAGGCCCGAGCATGA
- a CDS encoding ATP-binding protein: MSDGPPTGVMRDRRKQPVPTPRPWYDGLFGTGPLVFYALLAGWLSVAFLAKDFRDTGLSFAAVASFLALITLQRGRAAAGRQKESLSRALAAADRRNRELERLRDLAAALLAGNDLAALNRQIAQAAADLLEAEGGAIMLVVEEGRFVRVVAGAGPLLPAVGSLVPMERSLVGHVIVHDEAVLVDNMELDPRNHPHEQLTGRLTSAAMVPLRSAGLVVGAVCAYNRKDGRFFGEHDRQLLQTLGDQVVLGLDRTTVLEELRRNERMLATKNKELQRATQLKSEFLANMSHELRTPLNAIIGFSDLLLTEGLGPLEEQQKEFLEAILRNGKHLLGLINSVLDLSKIEAGRMTLSLATCDVREAIVGAVTDTSSLRSGKLQECTVDMPEGVSIEVVADGTRIRQILFNLLSNASKFTGEGGRITVSAVRTVAPMPSVAVSRFGEAVKLATRDVVWVSVSDSGMGIKSEDMGKLFQEFSQVDASASRAAQGTGLGLVLCKRFVELHGGQIGVESIYGKGSTFWFMLPVDGPPKRRDGTGVETLPAGMA; encoded by the coding sequence ATGAGCGACGGACCACCGACCGGGGTGATGCGAGATCGGCGCAAGCAGCCGGTGCCGACGCCGCGACCGTGGTACGACGGCCTCTTCGGCACTGGTCCGCTGGTCTTCTATGCCTTGCTCGCTGGCTGGCTCTCGGTTGCCTTCCTCGCCAAGGACTTTCGTGACACCGGGCTGAGCTTCGCTGCGGTCGCGTCCTTCCTGGCGCTGATCACCTTGCAGCGTGGCCGTGCCGCCGCTGGCCGTCAGAAGGAATCGCTCTCCCGCGCACTCGCCGCCGCCGATCGCCGGAATCGCGAACTCGAGCGACTCCGCGACCTTGCCGCTGCACTCCTCGCCGGCAACGACCTCGCCGCACTCAATCGACAGATCGCCCAGGCCGCGGCCGACCTCCTCGAAGCCGAGGGGGGCGCCATCATGCTGGTTGTGGAAGAGGGTCGCTTCGTCCGCGTGGTCGCCGGCGCCGGGCCGTTGCTGCCAGCGGTCGGTTCGCTGGTGCCGATGGAGCGCTCGCTGGTCGGCCACGTGATCGTGCACGACGAAGCGGTCCTGGTCGACAACATGGAACTCGACCCGCGCAACCATCCGCACGAGCAACTCACCGGCCGACTCACCAGCGCGGCCATGGTCCCGCTGCGCTCGGCCGGGCTGGTGGTTGGTGCCGTCTGTGCCTACAACCGCAAGGATGGCCGCTTCTTCGGAGAACACGATCGCCAGTTGCTGCAGACCCTCGGCGACCAGGTCGTGCTCGGCCTCGACCGCACCACGGTGCTCGAGGAATTGCGTCGCAACGAACGGATGCTGGCGACCAAGAACAAGGAGCTGCAGCGTGCCACGCAGCTCAAGAGCGAATTTCTCGCCAACATGTCGCACGAGTTGCGCACGCCACTCAACGCCATCATCGGCTTCTCCGACTTGCTCCTCACCGAAGGACTCGGTCCGCTCGAGGAGCAGCAGAAGGAGTTTCTCGAGGCGATTCTCCGGAACGGCAAGCATCTGCTCGGCCTGATCAACTCGGTTCTCGACCTCTCGAAGATCGAGGCGGGCCGGATGACGCTCTCGCTCGCGACCTGTGACGTGCGCGAGGCAATCGTCGGCGCGGTCACCGACACCAGTTCACTGCGCAGCGGAAAGCTCCAGGAGTGCACCGTCGACATGCCCGAGGGGGTGTCGATCGAAGTGGTGGCAGATGGCACCCGCATCCGGCAGATCCTCTTCAACCTGCTCTCCAACGCATCGAAGTTCACCGGCGAAGGCGGCCGCATCACCGTCTCGGCCGTCCGCACCGTGGCGCCGATGCCGAGCGTGGCGGTGTCTCGCTTCGGCGAAGCGGTGAAACTCGCGACCCGCGATGTCGTCTGGGTGTCGGTGTCGGATTCCGGCATGGGAATCAAGAGCGAGGATATGGGGAAGCTCTTCCAGGAATTCTCGCAGGTCGATGCATCGGCATCGCGTGCTGCGCAGGGCACCGGCCTCGGGCTGGTGCTCTGCAAGCGTTTCGTGGAACTGCACGGCGGCCAGATCGGCGTCGAGTCGATCTACGGCAAGGGAAGCACCTTCTGGTTCATGCTGCCGGTCGATGGTCCGCCGAAGCGGCGGGATGGTACTGGCGTTGAAACGCTGCCCGCGGGTATGGCGTGA
- a CDS encoding TonB-dependent receptor, with protein sequence MLTLLLLAGLAGAPPAGPYTLSGRLTDNAGTPIAEAQVVLLEAHRSTRTDASGRYRLDRVPEGTYGISFAAVGFRPQVRRFTLRGADLQLDLTMVRTVVELPPIQTTATPLATAALDSPQPLSVLSGEALSKQQAPSLGAVLEGLPGLRNSSTGSGIGKPVIRGLGSNRVLILDDGQRMETQQWGDEHAPNVETATADRIEVIRGPASVLYGSDALGGVINVVQRELPDAGTAGSLVRGRLAAAYGSNGRAPDGSALLEGASGAFGFRGTFSGRTQQDIATPRGNLSNSGLSMLGGSFAAGVHGGWGDLTATLTQRNERLEIHEDPAEEPDATGFQRINATRAKLAGSVSLGGSSRVEFDLGVERNRRREFEEAGASDVALGLLSRTTTANAHIHVASSAAAAGVLGVSFLRTAFSKFGEETLIPNTTATGIGAFAFEQLEAGRWQFSAGARFDHRILDNENDAELGLAAGRRDYNSVTGNLGALYRVSAPVALVVNAGRGFRAPSPFELFSNGVHEGTVRFERGDPTLRNETSLNVDVALRVQGNSVRGELGVFRNAISNYIYPRPTGVDDPESGFQIFDVSQGNAVLSGVEGALEYHPTAWLHLHLGGDYTRGQNTSLDLPLAFVAPLRLTWSAQLEGQGGGVLAKPYFSVSGESDAKQKRLDPEDVAPEGYSLINLGGGVGVGGGKNPLQLELQVRNLFDTSYRSFLSRYKLYADDPGRSIVVRLSAGL encoded by the coding sequence ATGTTGACCTTACTGCTGCTGGCGGGCCTCGCTGGCGCGCCACCTGCCGGACCATATACGCTCTCGGGTCGATTGACCGACAACGCTGGTACCCCGATCGCCGAAGCGCAGGTCGTTCTGCTCGAGGCACACCGCTCGACCCGCACCGATGCCTCGGGACGATATCGCCTCGACCGCGTCCCCGAAGGGACCTACGGAATTTCCTTCGCGGCGGTTGGGTTCCGTCCGCAGGTTCGACGCTTCACGCTTCGCGGGGCGGACCTGCAACTTGACCTGACCATGGTGCGCACCGTCGTGGAGTTGCCACCGATCCAGACCACGGCGACCCCACTCGCGACCGCCGCACTCGATTCGCCACAACCTCTCTCGGTCCTCTCGGGGGAGGCCCTCAGCAAGCAGCAGGCACCGTCACTTGGTGCCGTACTCGAAGGGCTCCCCGGGTTGCGAAACTCCTCCACCGGGTCCGGCATCGGCAAGCCCGTGATCCGCGGTCTCGGGAGCAACCGTGTCCTGATTCTCGATGATGGTCAGAGGATGGAAACCCAGCAGTGGGGCGATGAACACGCCCCGAATGTCGAAACGGCAACCGCTGACCGGATCGAGGTGATCCGGGGTCCCGCGAGTGTGCTCTACGGCTCGGATGCCCTCGGTGGCGTGATCAACGTGGTGCAAAGAGAACTCCCCGACGCCGGCACCGCTGGCAGTCTGGTCCGCGGTCGCCTCGCCGCCGCCTATGGCAGCAATGGCCGGGCTCCCGACGGCAGCGCGCTGCTGGAAGGGGCGAGTGGCGCCTTCGGCTTTCGCGGCACCTTCTCCGGGCGAACGCAGCAGGACATTGCCACACCCCGGGGCAACCTCTCGAATTCCGGGCTCTCAATGCTTGGTGGTTCGTTTGCCGCTGGTGTGCACGGTGGCTGGGGCGACCTGACAGCCACGCTCACCCAGCGCAACGAACGACTCGAGATTCATGAGGACCCCGCAGAGGAGCCGGATGCAACGGGCTTCCAGCGGATCAATGCGACTCGTGCAAAGCTCGCAGGGAGTGTGAGCCTGGGCGGCAGCAGCCGAGTCGAGTTCGATCTTGGCGTTGAACGAAATCGTCGTCGGGAGTTCGAGGAGGCCGGCGCATCCGATGTTGCGCTGGGTCTGCTCTCGAGGACGACTACGGCCAATGCCCACATCCACGTTGCGTCGAGCGCTGCGGCCGCCGGCGTGCTCGGTGTGTCCTTCCTCCGGACAGCATTCTCGAAATTTGGCGAAGAAACGCTGATTCCGAACACCACCGCCACGGGGATTGGGGCATTCGCTTTCGAGCAGCTGGAGGCTGGACGCTGGCAGTTTTCGGCCGGGGCGCGATTCGACCACAGGATACTCGACAACGAGAATGACGCCGAGCTGGGGCTCGCGGCCGGACGTCGCGACTACAACTCGGTCACCGGCAACCTCGGTGCGCTCTATCGCGTCTCGGCGCCGGTTGCGCTGGTGGTCAACGCGGGTCGCGGGTTCCGGGCACCGTCACCGTTCGAACTCTTCTCGAACGGCGTGCATGAAGGCACCGTTCGCTTCGAACGCGGTGATCCGACCCTCAGGAACGAAACATCGCTGAATGTTGATGTAGCCTTGCGCGTGCAGGGCAACTCGGTCCGCGGTGAACTCGGAGTCTTCCGTAACGCGATCAGCAACTACATCTACCCGCGCCCAACCGGAGTCGACGACCCGGAATCGGGCTTTCAGATCTTCGACGTCTCACAGGGGAATGCGGTGTTGAGCGGGGTGGAGGGCGCACTCGAGTATCACCCGACGGCCTGGCTACATCTGCACCTCGGTGGTGACTACACCCGCGGCCAGAATACATCGCTCGACCTGCCGCTCGCGTTCGTCGCCCCGTTGCGCCTTACCTGGTCGGCGCAGCTGGAAGGCCAGGGCGGCGGCGTGTTGGCGAAGCCGTATTTCAGCGTGAGCGGCGAGAGCGACGCGAAGCAGAAGCGACTCGATCCGGAGGACGTGGCCCCGGAGGGATACTCGCTGATCAACCTTGGCGGTGGTGTTGGCGTTGGCGGTGGGAAGAATCCCCTGCAGCTGGAGCTTCAGGTGCGGAACCTCTTCGACACCAGCTATCGATCCTTCCTCTCGCGCTACAAACTGTACGCCGACGATCCGGGCCGCAGCATCGTCGTGAGGCTTTCGGCCGGGCTGTGA
- a CDS encoding cation transporter, producing the protein MSTVTLHIEGMSCGHCLNAVNKALGSVPGATIQSVQIGRAVIESPAGGPSAEELAAAVTRAGYRATAAVSSS; encoded by the coding sequence ATGTCGACCGTCACACTGCACATCGAAGGCATGAGCTGCGGCCATTGCCTCAACGCCGTCAACAAGGCCCTCGGCAGTGTCCCCGGGGCCACGATCCAGAGCGTCCAGATCGGGCGAGCCGTCATCGAATCGCCAGCTGGTGGGCCCAGCGCCGAAGAGCTGGCCGCTGCGGTGACTCGCGCCGGCTACCGTGCCACCGCGGCGGTGAGTTCGTCGTGA
- a CDS encoding cupredoxin domain-containing protein, producing the protein MNALVVILGIAAIGAVNWWFFLADRTSARASTVAGIQEVVITVLGGYDPAEVRISAGRPARLLFDRQETSSCSEEIVIPALNLRRFLPAHQRTAVELPPMAVGRYPMSCGMGMLHGELVVEATTEVGDAHHT; encoded by the coding sequence GTGAACGCGTTGGTCGTGATCCTCGGCATCGCCGCCATTGGCGCGGTGAATTGGTGGTTCTTCCTGGCCGACCGGACCAGTGCGCGGGCCAGCACTGTGGCCGGAATTCAGGAAGTTGTCATCACCGTGCTCGGGGGGTATGACCCGGCCGAGGTGCGGATTTCGGCGGGTCGGCCGGCACGACTTCTCTTCGACCGGCAGGAGACCTCGAGCTGTTCCGAGGAGATCGTCATCCCCGCGCTCAACCTCCGGCGCTTCCTTCCGGCGCACCAGCGCACCGCCGTCGAGCTTCCGCCGATGGCCGTCGGACGCTATCCAATGAGCTGCGGCATGGGGATGCTTCACGGCGAACTGGTGGTCGAAGCCACCACCGAGGTGGGCGATGCACACCACACCTGA